CGGGCGGGGGCGTCCGCGCTGTGCAGAGGCACCGGGAGGGGTCCGTTCAGCAGCGTGGGGAACTGCAGGGGGGAGAAGACGAGTCATATCTTCATCATCTTATAACGATGAAGGCCGATCAGATGATAGATGAGGCGGCACGCGAGGAACACTCACGGGTAAGTTACGACATACTTATAACACGTTAACAAAGTGAAACTTTTGGTATTTACTGTTCATATTGTGGGGAATTAGTTAAGTGATTATATAATCCTTTAATTAATTCTGATGGTATACGGTTATCTGTGTAAAAAGTAGAAAATTGCATCAGATTTGAtgatattactattattattatatgtaacTAAAGTCAGACATTTTGAAACCCAACATTGCGGTTTTAAAGATAATTAGTGTGTCTTTATACTGATTACAAAtgagttattttattattattgattgatttattgatcATTACTAGAATATCGACATAATAGTCTTTACAGTCATGTGTCACCTCCATGATGCTGACGTGTCCATGACGGTGATGTTAAAGTTAGTCAATGCTTGCGTAATATCAGAAAAATGAGGAAAACGTATGTTGTCTGACGTGGTTGAATGTGGCAACAAACCGTGTGACGCAcatgatttattgatttatgttCAACGGCTCTTTAGTGTGACTGCTGCCGCATGCCAGGGAGCGAGCCTGCTCTTGTTTATAGGACCTCGTGGGGACCTAGTTGTCCACCAGCCTTGTGAGGACCATCCCCCCGTCGTGAGGACTAAATCTCCGCTTATTAGATGCTTGACGGCTTGTTcacagtgggggggggaggggctcctgACCCACCGGCCCTTTCCCGCTCCCCTCGACTAACAGGAAGTTGCCCCCTCTTCTGGTCCGAGTCAGAACGGAAACATCTGTGGCTTATTTTGAAaccctggcacacacacacacacacacacacacaactgtgtgAAAACAACGGACGCGGTAAAGATCCTGCACTTATGAGGGTTTGTTGTAAATACAGCaaacggggttcgtacggtcatggaaaacctggaaaagtcatggaatttaaaaatgtccatttccaggcctggaaaagtcctggaaataaaacttaaatcacaaaaggttttggaaaagtcatggaaatgtgttttattcacatgttcatttacgccgagtttgaaacaataaatatgttttagaaaGCCGGCATACACTCTCTTACTGGCAGcgcaattattattgttttccgcgttgcaagtgaacgcaccttaactggaaagttcgctggtcatgtttttatttaatgtatactGTATACTTTGGAATTCACgttgtttaaatactaaatgttctcactgtttcatgtataaaccgagattggtcatggaaatttggtttaaagtccaaaaaaagtcctggaaaattcatggaaatACACCGGCAttcgctctcaatacgcaaacaAATCTAAATTGTTcttgtttataccgagatttcagtttggtcatggaaatttggtttaaagtcatggaaaattcatggaaatccattggtcaaaatgtgtaagaaccctgaaatgaaaagctctttgttttttttgtttttacagaaCTGATTTTTTTTCGTAATgattaattacaaataaactgttTTACAGCATTAGAGGGGCAAATAACTGTCATTTTCCTCTTATTTGTACAGCAGTCTGtgtttattacattttctgtgttttctgtttttgtgtgttacaAGACTTGCTAATGTGAGCTAGCATTAGCCACCGGACGCTACTAAGTGTGGTTGTCGCGTCCCGTATGACACAGCGAGCGGCCATTTGTTTGTTCGGACGACgagccgctctctctctctcgagttcctccacacacacacagctctgctgaatgtgtgtgtgtgtgtgttacctgaaaGAGGGGGGCGTGGCTCTGCAGTTGTGCAGGGCTGAGAGGTCCCACCGGACTCAGgctggaccagaaatggatattGGAGAGTAGAGGACTGGGAGTGAGCAGCAGACCAGACGGAGTCTACGTTGACAAAGAGGGAAACGGAGGATGAATCCGATGGATGGAAAAGTTGCTGTGTTCTCTGGCCGTGTTCCCGGAGAGCTGCCGGCGCTCCGCGGTGGAGTCGTCGTGTCGGTCGGTCTCACCCAGAGAGCGACTCGACTCCTTTGGGGTCAGGAAGCGCCACTCAAGAAGCATGACGTCGGTTTTATTCTCGTCTTCCTTCTGTTTCTGCCGCAGGAACATCGGACGGTTCTACCCACGAGTCCAGGAACTGCAGTTCGGGAACTGCAGTCCGGGAACAGCAGTTCGGGAACTAATGTTCGGGAACAGCAGTTCGGGAACTACAGTTTGGGAACTACAGTTTGGGAACTGCAGTGCCTTCCTCATTGTGAAGGAGCAGTTCTCCCACTGAGCTTTTTATGTTATGCAAATTTGTTTAAAACTTCAATTTTTTTTAGCAATGATGAAaattgcctttttcttttttgattcGCCCCACAGTCCAGtcaatctttctttaaaaaaaaaagatccccGGTGGCGTCGATCGTCTCTTCTTCCCTTTATTTCCTGCCATCTGTCTATCGGCTTTCTAATAAAAAGCATCTCCATCAAATGAGCTGACAAATATTTCCCCAAATCTGCTTTTCATTGCCGGAAGCCGCCTCGAAGGCAGATGACTGACGCTCATCTTCGTCTCTCAAGTTTCCTTCAGTTCGACGGCTCGTTCTTCTGCTGATGTGAAACATGCCTGAAGCCTTGATGGCGTTCAGCTCCTCTACGCCGCTCGGCCCGGACCGGCTCACGCTTTGCTTTTGCCACGACGAGCTCACGACGGCTTCACTCGCAACGCGGCGGTTTACGCCCCCGAAAAGACCAGAAACCACCGGAAACCACCAAGGACTTTCAGAAGGTAGGACCTAGAGACGGAACCACACCTGTCCAGTGGAAAGTGGATCGTGGGTTGTGGATCCCGACTGAGCTCaggtgttctctgctctcactTTAACATTCCATCCTCTTCGTGCCGACCGCTCGGCGGCGTATCGTCGCTCTGGAAACCTCGCCTGACTGTAAGCGGCGGGTCTGGTCAGTTTGCTGCTGCCAGGGAATCAGGATCTTCACAAACACATGGCTTCacttatgaccccccccccgggcctccTCCCTTCTTTCCGCTCCCCTCTTTTCATCCCCTCCCCGTCGACCGgtcttttccttctcctttttcctcACCTAAAGCCACCGGTGTTGACAGAAGGGCTGTGCGTGTGCAGATGTGTTGTACCTGTGTGGTGAGGAAGGCGGGGGTCAGGGAGCCCGAAGGCAGCGCCGGGCTGTTGAGGGCGATGGAGACGAGGTCGCTTCCCGTCAGGAGCagcgaggaggcggagatctCCAAACCTTTGGGCTTCCTGCTTTTCAAAAGCCCGCAGTTGGCAAACCTCCTGGCCTCCGGCGCCGCCTGAgacctctctcgctccctctggcCGGACGAGAGATTCAGCGGCTGGGCGCTCTGCTCCAACTCGTGAGTCTCTGCGctctggccccgccctctccaCAGTGCGTGGGCGGGGCTTGGCGGCGgagtggaggagcaggaggaagcagaagaagagcgGGCCGGCCCCGGAGACGGTCGGGAGGAATGGGAGGTCTCGGCCGAGGACGGGGGCGGGGTGGGCGGCAGGGAGGAGTGGCCGCCGTGGGTCACGAATCGGATGACGGAGGAGCCGTCGCCGTGGCGATCGGATCGGGGCTCCGTCTTGACGGGCCGGTGCGGCTCCACGGGGCGCCGCGGGGCGCCGAAGGACGAGTACAGGCCGGAGTGGAGGTACCGGTTCCTCCCGTCCTCGTCGTCGGCCTCGggctctgaagccccgcccccgctcGCCTCGCAGCCGCGGCCCGACTCCACCGCCGCGGGGTCCATCTTCAGAATCTCGGGGAACGACACAAACTTGTAGACGAACTTCTGGCCGATCACCTTCTTGATGATGTTCTGCAGAGGAAACGAGATTTTATTCTCCTCCGGCCTTTATTTACCTGTTGGTGTGTTGATGTCAATCGAGTTTCATGGCGGACGTTCACTAACATTCacaagtttggagtcacttagaaatgtccttatttttctaagaaaagcacttttttatccatgaagataacattaaatgaatcataaacactctacatagttaatgtgtagatgactattctctggtgttaatgaagtctctacagaggtgtgtagaggcccatctccagtgttctaatggtacattgtgttatcgccttagaagaccagcggaggggtagaaaaccctttaaaccatttttatgtgagcgcagctgaaaacagttatgctggtgagagaagctctaaaactggccttcctttgagccacaagaagaacattaatatttacaataaaaatcattatttataacttcttcaatgtcttgactattttatattcattttagaattaatttgagaaataaaagtgagtttttgtggaaaacaccaaattatctGGGTGACCCATAACTTTTGAAAGCtagtgtatctctctctctctctctcttttgtctttCACATTTCAGAGAAGCTACTCTATTCTCACGCTCTTTGCTTTaccttgggagtttttcctagaccgagggatgtctatgtgtacagattgaacaacattaatatttacaataaaaatcatgtctaaccttgtcaatgccTTGACTAAATGTTATAATCATTTtgtaattaatttgataaataaaagtaagaGATACACCAGCTTGTCCGGGTGACCCATGACCTTTGCCCGGGGGcctctctggcctctggccCACCTTGTCGTAGTAGTAGCGCAGGGCTCTGCTCAGCTTGTCGTAGTTCATGTTGGTCTTGTTCTTGCGGAGACCCCACAGCTTCGCCACGTCCTCCGACTTCAGCAGCTTGAACTCGCCGTCGTTGGACGTCCAGCAGATGAGGTGCTTGTGGCTCTGGTCgatcagcagctgcagcaggaacTGCCAGAGCGTGATGGAACTCTCCATGACGACGACGCCGGAGACACGGGCGATCTGCGGACGAGAAACGAGGAGAGGGTCGCCAACGAGAACAAGATGGAGGGCTACGGGGACATATTCATGagtcatggaggtctggatcatagaggtctgggtcatagaggtctggatcataAAGGTCTGGATCATAGAGGTCTGGGTCATAGAGGTCTGGGTcatagaggtctggatcatggaggtctggatcatagaggtctggatcatagaggtctggatcatagaggtctggatcatagaggtctgggtcatagaggtctggatcatagaggtctggatcatggaggtctggatcatagaggtctgggtcatagaggtctggatcatggaggtctggatcataaaggtctggatcatggaggtctgggtcatagaggtctggatcatagAGGTCTGGGTCATAAAGGTCTGGGTcatagaggtctggatcatagaggtctgggtcatagaggtctggatcatggaggtctggatcataaaggtctggatcatggaggtctgggtcatagaggtctggatcatggaggtctgggtcATAGAGGTCTGGGTCATAAAGGTCTGGGTcatagaggtctggatcatagaggtctgggtcatagaggtctggatcatagaggtctggatcatagaggtctggatcataAAGGTCTGGATCATaaaggtctggatcatggaggtctgggtcatagaggtctggatcatggaggtctgggtcataaaggtctggatcatagaggtctggatcataAAGGTCTGGGTcatagaggtctggatcatagaggtctggatcataAAGGTCTGGGTcatagaggtctggatcataAAGGTCTGGGTcatagaggtctggatcataaaggtctggatcatggaggtctggatcatagaggtctggatcatggaggtctggattatagaggtctggatcatagaggtctggatcttggtccatgccgactaccaactcttcatagactccgtcatattcattgaatgtgttgttactctgtaatgattccttctggtcacatgacatctattgttcatctggtcacatgacatctattgttcatctggtctcatgacatctattgttcatctggtcacatgacatctattgttcatctggtcacatgacatctattgatcatctggtcacatgacatctattgttcatctggtcacatgacatctattgttcatctggtcacatgacatctattgttcatctggtcacatgacatctattgttcacctggtcacatgacatctattgttcacctggtcacatgacatctattgttcatctggtcacatgacatctattgttcatctggtcacatgacatctattgttcatctggtcacatgacatctattgttcatctggtcacatgacatctattgttcatctggtcacatgacatctattgttcatctggtcacatgacatctattgttcatctggtcacatgacatctattgttcatctggtcacatgacatctattgttcatctggtcacatgacatctattgttcatctggtcacatgacatctattgttcacctggtcacatgacatctattgttcatctggtcacatgacatctattgttcatctggtcacatgacatctattgttcatctggtcacatgacatctattgttcatctggtcacatgacatctattgttcatctggtcacatgacatctattgttcatctggtcacatgacatctattgttcatctggtcacatgacatctattgttcatctggtcacatgacatctattgttcatctggtcacatgacatctattgttcatctggtcacatgacatctattgttcatctggtcacatgacatctattgttcatctggtcacatgacatctattgttcatctggtcacatgacatctattgttcatctggtcacatgacatctattgttcatctggtcacatgacatctattgttcatctggtcacatgacatctattgttcatctggtcacatgacatctattgttcatctggtcacatgacatctattgttcatctggtcacatgacatctattgttcatctggtcacatgacatctattgttcatctggtcacatgacatctattcacctggtcacatgacatctattgttcatctggtcacatgacatctattgttcatctggtcacatgacatctattgttcatctggtcacatgacatctattgttcatctggtcacatgacatctattgttcatctggtcacatgacatctattgttcatctggtcacatgacatctattgttcatctggtcacatgacatctattgttcatctggtcacatgacatctattgttcatctggtcacatgacatctattgttcatctggtcacatgacatctattgttcatctggtcacatgacatctattgttcatctggtcacatgacatctattgttcatctggtcacatgacatctattgttcatctggtcacatgacatctattgttcatctggtcacatgacatctattgttcatctggtcacatgacatctattgttcatctggtcacatgacatctattgttcatctggtcacatgacatctattgttcatctggtcacatgacatctattgttcatctggtcacatgacatctattgttcatctggtcacatgacatctattgttcatctggtcacatgacatctattgttcatctagtcacatgacatctattgttcatctggtcacatgacatctattgttcatctggtcacatgacatctattgttcatctggtcacatgacatctattgttcatctggtcacatgacatctattgttcatctggtcacatgacatctattgttcatctggtcacatgacatctattgttcatctggtcacatgacatctattgttcatctggtcacatgacatctattgttcatctggtcacatgacatctattgttcatctggtcacatgacatctattgttcatctggtcacatgacatctattgttcatctggtcacatgacatctattgttcatctggtcacatgacatctattgttcatctggtctcatgacatctattgttcatctggtcacatgacatctattgttcatctggtcacatgacatctattgttcatctggtcacatgacatctattgttcatctggtcacatgacatctattgttcatctggtcacatgacatctattgttcatctggtcacatgacatctattgttcatctggtcacatgacatctattgttcatctggtcacatgacatctattgttcatctggtcacatgacatctattgttcatctggtcacatgacatctattgttcacctggtcacatgacatctattgttcacctggtcacatgacatctattgttcatctggtcacatgacatctattgttcatctggtcacatgacatctattgttcacctggtcacatgacatctattgttcatctggtcacatgacatctattgttcatctggtcacatgacatctattgttcacctggtcacatgacatctattgttcatctggtcacatgacatctattgttcatctggtcacatgacatctattgttcatctggtcacatgacatctattgttcacctggtcacatgacatctattgttcatctggtcacatgacatctattgttcatctggtcacatgacatctattgttcacctggtcacatgacatctattgttcatctagtcacatgacatctattgttcatctggtcacatgacatctattgttcatctggtcacatgacatctattgttcacctggtcacatgacatctattgttcacctggtcacatgacatctattgttcacctggtcacatgacatctattgttcatctggtcacatgacatctattgttcacctggtcacatgacatctattgttcacctggtcacatgacatctgttgttcacctggtcacatgacatctattgttcacctggtcacatgacatctattgttcacctggtcacatgacatctattgttcacctggtcacatgacatctattgttcacctggtcacatgacatctattgttcacctggtcacatgacatctattgttcatctggtcacatgacatctattgttcatctggtcacatgacatctattgttcacctggtcacatgacatctattgttcacctggtcacatgacatctattgttcacctggtcacatgacatctattgttcacctggtcacatgacatctattgttcacctggtcacatgacatctattgttcatctggtcacatgacatctattgttcacctggtcacatgacatctattgatcatctggtcacatgacatctattgttcatctggtcacatgacatctattgttcacctggtcacatgacatctattgttcacctggtcacatgacatctattgttcacctggtcacatgacatctattgttcacctggtcacatgacatctattgttcatctagtcacatgacatctattgttcacctggtcacatgacatctattgttcacctggtcacatgacatctattgttcatctggtcacatgtcatctattgttcatctggtcacatgacatctattgttcacctggtcacatgacatctattgttcatctggtcacatgacatctattgttcatctggtcacatgacatctattgttcatctagtcacatgacatctattgttcacctggtcacatgacatctattgttcacctggtcacatgacatctattgttcatctagtcacatgtcatctattgttcacctggtcacatgacatctattgttcacctggtcacatgacatctattgttcatctggtcacatgacatctattgttcatctggtcacatgacatctattgatcctcctctgttctctcctgaaggtttcttccctttttccccctgaaaggtttttttctatttcttgggagttgttcctgatccgatgtgagaggtcaaaggtcagggatgtctatgtgtacagattgtaaagccctctgaggagaattcataatttgtgatattgggctgtacaaaatcaactgaatagattattattattattattattataaatcctGTGTTCTTTTCTGTGTCAGCAAACTAATCTCCATTTACATAGAATTTCACACATCCTTAAGATTGTTTCGGGAACCATACGCCGCAAAAGACATTGAAAGAagtaaagaaggaaggaaaggagggacgGTGGttagcgaggaggaggaggaggaggagaaggaggagctgtTGCGTCATGACGAATGCAAACCTCACTCCTTCCTCTAATGCAAACTCTGAAAACCACAAGCAGAGCCGAGCTGACCGTGTCCACCGCCGCTCTTCTCTCCCTGGGAATcctcacaaacaaaacaacaacaacacaaatatgtAAACAAGCTCCAACGGCTCTCCTATTAAAACATCAGAATATGTCATCTTTGACTCACGCGTAATGTTTTATTCCCTTTAATTAACCCATCTGTAAACATATTAGGGTTCATATTAGATTAGGGTTAGGGAGGCgtgaatgttgtgtgtgtgtgtgagagagagcacaCTTCcggatgtttccatggtgataaAGCAGGATGTGGTCAGTGACCTTATGCCAAGACAAGCAAAGATCTCACCGACTGTCTGTGAgcgtcttcctgtctctctctctctctctctctctctctctctctctctctctctcgccctctctctaaCCAATCAATTTACACGGTGCTTAGTTTGCAGGAAGTACAGAACTACTTACTGCCAAGCGAAAACACGACAAATACGTCATTAGAACCCAAATTTAATTTGCAACCATGACAATGTCACAGTTTGCGGTTGCATCTCAAATCACCATGGCAACCGCCTCCGCGGCGGAGCAACATCGGTGCCGAGGACCAGGAGCGAAGGTTATTCTCCCGCCTTCATCGCCGACCACGAGTTCAACATGAAGACGCAGTCAGCGTCCCTCTGTCTCGCTGTCGCtcaaacaggaacaggaagccaCCCGGCGGAGaggggaaagtgtgtgtgtgtgtgtgtgtgtgtgtgtgtgctgcgaaCAATGACCCATCGCCGGGAACACACACGCAAACGCATATCCCCGCTTcctttttcctgtgtgtgtgtgtgtgtgtgtgtgtgtgctatgtgATGGAAGAACTGCTGTCTGTCTAAACGAGGACTTCCTGTCATTCAGCTTCAGGGGGCGTCTTCCCGGAGAAAGGCCTTCCTTTTCTGGGAGGTAGGACGTCCTGTCACTGGGAGCcaccaggaacacacacacacacgcacgcacgcacacacacacacacacgcacgcacacacacctgtgcttctttttttgagcaacaattcaacaacaacatatgGAGAATGCATCTATGACCTCATGTTAGACTGTTTGATCTTCACCCTCTGATGTTTCACTCAAATCTGGACGAGAGAAACAAAGGAGGAAATGTTGAtttgtggtctctctctcttactttatctctctctctctctctctgagtgcaAGTGAACACGTTTTACCTGATCCATGCATGAACCTTCTTCCTCAAATGTGAATTCAACAGATAAAATCCTCGGCGTAACTTGGAC
This is a stretch of genomic DNA from Pseudoliparis swirei isolate HS2019 ecotype Mariana Trench chromosome 10, NWPU_hadal_v1, whole genome shotgun sequence. It encodes these proteins:
- the elk3 gene encoding ETS domain-containing protein Elk-3 isoform X2; the encoded protein is MESSITLWQFLLQLLIDQSHKHLICWTSNDGEFKLLKSEDVAKLWGLRKNKTNMNYDKLSRALRYYYDKNIIKKVIGQKFVYKFVSFPEILKMDPAAVESGRGCEASGGGASEPEADDEDGRNRYLHSGLYSSFGAPRRPVEPHRPVKTEPRSDRHGDGSSVIRFVTHGGHSSLPPTPPPSSAETSHSSRPSPGPARSSSASSCSSTPPPSPAHALWRGRGQSAETHELEQSAQPLNLSSGQRERERSQAAPEARRFANCGLLKSRKPKGLEISASSLLLTGSDLVSIALNSPALPSGSLTPAFLTTQFPTLLNGPLPVPLHSADAPARLLLSSSSHKCRADPPPGSRR
- the elk3 gene encoding ETS domain-containing protein Elk-3 isoform X1; its protein translation is MESSITLWQFLLQLLIDQSHKHLICWTSNDGEFKLLKSEDVAKLWGLRKNKTNMNYDKLSRALRYYYDKNIIKKVIGQKFVYKFVSFPEILKMDPAAVESGRGCEASGGGASEPEADDEDGRNRYLHSGLYSSFGAPRRPVEPHRPVKTEPRSDRHGDGSSVIRFVTHGGHSSLPPTPPPSSAETSHSSRPSPGPARSSSASSCSSTPPPSPAHALWRGRGQSAETHELEQSAQPLNLSSGQRERERSQAAPEARRFANCGLLKSRKPKGLEISASSLLLTGSDLVSIALNSPALPSGSLTPAFLTTQTPSGLLLTPSPLLSNIHFWSSLSPVGPLSPAQLQSHAPLFQFPTLLNGPLPVPLHSADAPARLLLSSSSHKCRADPPPGSRR